ATCCCAACTGTGCTGGCGGGTTTGCAGAACGTCGAGGCAGGCGGTGACGGCGGCGACTGAGGCTCGGTTGTCGAGCGATTTGGCGACCAGCCAATCGTTCATCTCAAAGGCAGTTTGGCCGAAAGAGATCAGGTCGCCCACGCGCACCAACTCGCCCACTCGCTCGGCGGGTAAGCCGACGTCAATCATCAGGTCGTCGAGCTTCACGGCTCTGTCACGGTCGGCAGGCGAAAGCAAATGCGGCGGAGTCGAGGTGACCAGGCCGGGCAGAATTTCTTTGCCATGCACCAGCACCGGCTGGCCGGGCATCACCCGCGCATCCACGCCCCCGATTTCAGTGACCCATAAGAAGCCTTCATGCACACGCTTGACCATCAGGCCAATCGCGTCCATGTGAGCCGAGAGCATAAGGGTCTTGCGCGGCTTCTTGCCCGAGCCGTGCTTGGTGGCCCACAAACTGCCCAGGTTGTCGCCGCCCAGTTCGTTCGTCAGTGGCATCCAGGCCTCGCGAATGAGGTCGCGGACGGGCGACTCGTAACCGGAAAGGCCGGGCGCGGCCACGAGCGTCTTGAGATGAGCAAGAATGTCTACGGGCATGTCGGCGTTCCTACGGGCGTGCCAGAGGCGGTGGCGGTTTGGCAGGCGACCAGCGTTTGAGTCGCGTCGGGCGTGGAGGTAGAAGTGGATGTGGGGGCCGCCGCTGTCGTAGCCAGCACTGCCGCCGTTCCAGTAGCCGCCGCCGCGGCGGTGGAGGCCACAGTGGTCTGGGTGGCGGCCACCCCGGTGCCAACCACCCCGGCATTGGCTGTGGCGCTGGCGGCGGCGTTCAAAGTGGCGGCCACACTGGTCGAGACGGCGTTGGCATTGTTGGTGGCAATAGCATTGGCCGTCGCCGTCAAATTAGGCGTTCCGGACGGTGAGGCCGTGCCGCTGGGCGTGGGCGTGACCGTAGGCGTGTTGGTGAAGGTGGAACTGGCCGTGAAAGTGGGCGACGGGGTAAAGGTCTTGGTGGCCGGGATAAATTGGGTCGGGGTGTTTGGCAGGGTGGAGGTTGGGCCGCCGGGCGTATTGGTAATAGCCAGAGCGGCAGTCGGAGTCAAGGTGGGTGTTATTGGAGTAGCCGACATGACTTGAGTCGGCGTGGGCGGTAGGGAAGTTGCGCTCGGAATGGGGGTTTGCGGAGCAAACGCCAGGGCCAGAAAGCCGGCCAAATAGCAGGGAACGGTTAGAACAATAATTCCAGTGATGATGCTGTACAGGCGCCGGCGGCGGCGGTCGAGGTCAGAGGATGACATATAGGTTTGAAATTGGCAGGTTGCCGGCCCCGCTGGCGCGCCTGGGGCAACATGCGCCGGATAATAGCAGATGAGTAAGGGGGTGTCAATTCGATGAGAGGTGTTACAGTGTGAAAGGTTTTTGCGCGCTTTTGCCTGTGGTATTATAATCAGCGAGTTACGGTTAGTTTCTAATCCAAAGGAGTGGCCGGGTGGCTGGAACAACTGACAGCAGTGCAAGCAAAGAGCTTGCCGATCTGCGTAAATTAGCGCTGGACATCAAGGCCCTTCTGAGCAGTCAGAAGGAGGCTTTGAGCAAAGCCAAACTGTCCATGCCGCCGGGCGTCTCCGACGGCCTGACGCAGTTGGCTACGGCCCTCGACCGCATTGGCCGGACGGTGAGCGAGCAGGAGCAGGAGCGGGGGCAACTGCAGGCCCTGGTCGAAATCTCCAGCGTCGTCAATTCCTCGC
The genomic region above belongs to Chloroflexota bacterium and contains:
- a CDS encoding M20/M25/M40 family metallo-hydrolase; amino-acid sequence: MPVDILAHLKTLVAAPGLSGYESPVRDLIREAWMPLTNELGGDNLGSLWATKHGSGKKPRKTLMLSAHMDAIGLMVKRVHEGFLWVTEIGGVDARVMPGQPVLVHGKEILPGLVTSTPPHLLSPADRDRAVKLDDLMIDVGLPAERVGELVRVGDLISFGQTAFEMNDWLVAKSLDNRASVAAVTACLDVLQTRQHSWDVVAVATAQEEETLGGAFTSAFGLNPDLAIAIDVTFASGPGLPDHKTFSLGDGPTLGWGPNLHPKLHKAILDIAAKSEIPCRVEIMPMHSGTDAYAIQVSRDGIPTAVIGLPLKHMHTPVEVVSLKDIIRAGRLMAEFIARLNDDFLMSLSLD